The following proteins are co-located in the Bombus pascuorum chromosome 3, iyBomPasc1.1, whole genome shotgun sequence genome:
- the LOC132905180 gene encoding protein alan shepard isoform X1: protein MSVRMENVAAPRKLNYKMMGTNGPRPAYVGANNGNAGGAGGGGGGGGGGGGATGGGIGVGPASGGGGGGGGGGGGGGGGGGHGLKGNTGGGPRGGNPVQYRASSAAAWGAAPPSHAAAAAAAAAAAYPPYTRYPSAAAAAAAGQMPVGAQQLPPTANPYATATYAQHASYGGQRVPTASSPANTNSSSSSATGSRSGTMSTSLSNNAIQGQQAEQLSKTNLYIRGLNQNTTDKDLVNMCSQYGTITSTKAILDKNTNKCKGYGFVDFESPVAAEGAVKALVAKGIQAQMAKVGIWLLPRLPSVRWLCMQQQEQDPTNLYIANLPLSFKENDVEGLLAQYGQVISTRILRDTAGQSKGVGFARMESKEKCEQIIQMFNGKALQGAKDPLLVKFADGGNKKKSLYKSTIWRETGENITLNYDTSGVGQNGVATTHMLPAATLTQYSRHYGQALPGYSVPGTPWVTPYLVQTAPPHMQQVDMMPSADPSNPQYSMIPQLTTQMSTLHLGTGSYIASPHPYPYTTYPPSIIHTMPLGDSEQTSNAASPDDSYQQYQAQQPK from the exons GGTACGAATGGCCCTAGACCGGCGTACGTGGGTGCTAATAATGGTAATGCCGGTGGCGCCGGGggtggcggtggtggtggaggcggcggcggcggcgctACGGGCGGTGGCATCGGTGTTGGTCCGGCGAGCGGCGGCGGTGGTggaggtggtggtggtggtggcggcggcggtggtggAGGCGGGCATGGATTGAAAGGGAACACCGGCGGCGGACCACGAGGTGGGAACCCCGTGCAGTATCGCGCGAGCAGTGCAGCGGCTTGGGGCGCAGCGCCGCCCTCTCATGCGGCTGCGGCTGCGGCTGCGGCGGCGGCTGCCTATCCACCGTACACGCGGTATCCAAGCGCAGCGGCTGCAGCTGCGGCGGGCCAGATGCCTGTCGGAGCACAGCAACTACCGCCTACGGCGAATCCTTACGCCACCGCCACCTACGCACAGCACGCGTCG TATGGTGGACAACGGGTACCTACAGCTTCCTCTCCAGCTAACACTAATAGTAGTTCCAGCAGTGCTACCGGCAGTCGAAGCGGGACAATGAGCACAAGTCTTAGCAATAATGCTATACAAGGACAACAGGCAGAACAGCTATCAAaaacaaatttgtatattcGTGGCCTCAATCAAAATACAACTGACAAGGACCTCGTGAACATGTGCTCTCA ATATGGGACTATCACTTCTACAAAGGCAATTTTggataaaaatacgaataaatgtAAAG GTTACGGATTTGTAGACTTTGAGTCACCAGTGGCGGCAGAGGGTGCTGTGAAAGCACTGGTCGCCAAGGGCATCCAAGCGCAGATGGCGAAAGTGGGTATCTGGTTGCTCCCTAGACTGCCCAGTGTACGTTGGTTGTGCATGCAA CAACAGGAGCAAGACCCCACCAATTTGTATATTGCAAACCTGCCACTGAGCTTCAAAGAAAATGATGTTGAGGGTTTACTTGCTCAATATGGGCAAGTTATTTCAACACGTATATTACGTGATACAGCTGGACAAAGTAAAGGTGTTGGATTTGCAAG AATGGAATctaaagaaaaatgtgaacAAATAATTCAGATGTTTAATGGAAAGGCACTACAAGGTGCTAAAGATCCTTTACTGGTAAAATTTGCTGATGGTggtaataagaaaaaatcatTATACAAAAGTACAATATGGAGAGAAACTGGAGAG AATATAACTTTGAATTACGATACAAGCGGTGTTGGCCAAAACGGGGTTGCAACTACTCACATGCTACCTGCAGCCACCTTAACACAATATAGTCGTCATTATGGTCAAGCTTTACCAGGATACAGTGTGCCAGGAACGCCCTGGGTGACTCCTTACTTGGTGCAGACTGCCCCTCCACACATGCAACAGGTCGAC ATGATGCCATCAGCTGATCCTAGTAATCCACAATACAGTATGATTCCTCAACTAACTACACAAATGTCTACGTTACATCTTGGCACTGGTTCC tACATAGCAAGCCCACATCCCTATCCTTATACTACTTATCCTCCTAGCATTATTCATACCATGCCACTGGGTGATTCTGAACAAACAAGTAATGCAGCATCTCCTGATGATTCTTACCAACAATACCAAGCTCAGCAGCCCAAGTAG
- the LOC132905180 gene encoding protein alan shepard isoform X3 has protein sequence MSVRMENVAAPRKLNYKMMGTNGPRPAYVGANNGNAGGAGGGGGGGGGGGGATGGGIGVGPASGGGGGGGGGGGGGGGGGGHGLKGNTGGGPRGGNPVQYRASSAAAWGAAPPSHAAAAAAAAAAAYPPYTRYPSAAAAAAAGQMPVGAQQLPPTANPYATATYAQHASYGGQRVPTASSPANTNSSSSSATGSRSGTMSTSLSNNAIQGQQAEQLSKTNLYIRGLNQNTTDKDLVNMCSQYGTITSTKAILDKNTNKCKGYGFVDFESPVAAEGAVKALVAKGIQAQMAKVGIWLLPRLPSQQEQDPTNLYIANLPLSFKENDVEGLLAQYGQVISTRILRDTAGQSKGVGFARMESKEKCEQIIQMFNGKALQGAKDPLLVKFADGGNKKKSLYKSTIWRETGENITLNYDTSGVGQNGVATTHMLPAATLTQYSRHYGQALPGYSVPGTPWVTPYLVQTAPPHMQQVDMMPSADPSNPQYSMIPQLTTQMSTLHLGTGSYIASPHPYPYTTYPPSIIHTMPLGDSEQTSNAASPDDSYQQYQAQQPK, from the exons GGTACGAATGGCCCTAGACCGGCGTACGTGGGTGCTAATAATGGTAATGCCGGTGGCGCCGGGggtggcggtggtggtggaggcggcggcggcggcgctACGGGCGGTGGCATCGGTGTTGGTCCGGCGAGCGGCGGCGGTGGTggaggtggtggtggtggtggcggcggcggtggtggAGGCGGGCATGGATTGAAAGGGAACACCGGCGGCGGACCACGAGGTGGGAACCCCGTGCAGTATCGCGCGAGCAGTGCAGCGGCTTGGGGCGCAGCGCCGCCCTCTCATGCGGCTGCGGCTGCGGCTGCGGCGGCGGCTGCCTATCCACCGTACACGCGGTATCCAAGCGCAGCGGCTGCAGCTGCGGCGGGCCAGATGCCTGTCGGAGCACAGCAACTACCGCCTACGGCGAATCCTTACGCCACCGCCACCTACGCACAGCACGCGTCG TATGGTGGACAACGGGTACCTACAGCTTCCTCTCCAGCTAACACTAATAGTAGTTCCAGCAGTGCTACCGGCAGTCGAAGCGGGACAATGAGCACAAGTCTTAGCAATAATGCTATACAAGGACAACAGGCAGAACAGCTATCAAaaacaaatttgtatattcGTGGCCTCAATCAAAATACAACTGACAAGGACCTCGTGAACATGTGCTCTCA ATATGGGACTATCACTTCTACAAAGGCAATTTTggataaaaatacgaataaatgtAAAG GTTACGGATTTGTAGACTTTGAGTCACCAGTGGCGGCAGAGGGTGCTGTGAAAGCACTGGTCGCCAAGGGCATCCAAGCGCAGATGGCGAAAGTGGGTATCTGGTTGCTCCCTAGACTGCCCAGT CAACAGGAGCAAGACCCCACCAATTTGTATATTGCAAACCTGCCACTGAGCTTCAAAGAAAATGATGTTGAGGGTTTACTTGCTCAATATGGGCAAGTTATTTCAACACGTATATTACGTGATACAGCTGGACAAAGTAAAGGTGTTGGATTTGCAAG AATGGAATctaaagaaaaatgtgaacAAATAATTCAGATGTTTAATGGAAAGGCACTACAAGGTGCTAAAGATCCTTTACTGGTAAAATTTGCTGATGGTggtaataagaaaaaatcatTATACAAAAGTACAATATGGAGAGAAACTGGAGAG AATATAACTTTGAATTACGATACAAGCGGTGTTGGCCAAAACGGGGTTGCAACTACTCACATGCTACCTGCAGCCACCTTAACACAATATAGTCGTCATTATGGTCAAGCTTTACCAGGATACAGTGTGCCAGGAACGCCCTGGGTGACTCCTTACTTGGTGCAGACTGCCCCTCCACACATGCAACAGGTCGAC ATGATGCCATCAGCTGATCCTAGTAATCCACAATACAGTATGATTCCTCAACTAACTACACAAATGTCTACGTTACATCTTGGCACTGGTTCC tACATAGCAAGCCCACATCCCTATCCTTATACTACTTATCCTCCTAGCATTATTCATACCATGCCACTGGGTGATTCTGAACAAACAAGTAATGCAGCATCTCCTGATGATTCTTACCAACAATACCAAGCTCAGCAGCCCAAGTAG
- the LOC132905180 gene encoding protein alan shepard isoform X2: MSVRMENVAAPRKLNYKMMGTNGPRPAYVGANNGNAGGAGGGGGGGGGGGGATGGGIGVGPASGGGGGGGGGGGGGGGGGGHGLKGNTGGGPRGGNPVQYRASSAAAWGAAPPSHAAAAAAAAAAAYPPYTRYPSAAAAAAAGQMPVGAQQLPPTANPYATATYAQHASYGGQRVPTASSPANTNSSSSSATGSRSGTMSTSLSNNAIQGQQAEQLSKTNLYIRGLNQNTTDKDLVNMCSQYGTITSTKAILDKNTNKCKGYGFVDFESPVAAEGAVKALVAKGIQAQMAKVGIWLLPRLPSVRWLCMQQQEQDPTNLYIANLPLSFKENDVEGLLAQYGQVISTRILRDTAGQSKGVGFARMESKEKCEQIIQMFNGKALQGAKDPLLVKFADGGNKKKSLYKSTIWRETGENITLNYDTSGVGQNGVATTHMLPAATLTQYSRHYGQALPGYSVPGTPWVTPYLVQTAPPHMQQMMPSADPSNPQYSMIPQLTTQMSTLHLGTGSYIASPHPYPYTTYPPSIIHTMPLGDSEQTSNAASPDDSYQQYQAQQPK; this comes from the exons GGTACGAATGGCCCTAGACCGGCGTACGTGGGTGCTAATAATGGTAATGCCGGTGGCGCCGGGggtggcggtggtggtggaggcggcggcggcggcgctACGGGCGGTGGCATCGGTGTTGGTCCGGCGAGCGGCGGCGGTGGTggaggtggtggtggtggtggcggcggcggtggtggAGGCGGGCATGGATTGAAAGGGAACACCGGCGGCGGACCACGAGGTGGGAACCCCGTGCAGTATCGCGCGAGCAGTGCAGCGGCTTGGGGCGCAGCGCCGCCCTCTCATGCGGCTGCGGCTGCGGCTGCGGCGGCGGCTGCCTATCCACCGTACACGCGGTATCCAAGCGCAGCGGCTGCAGCTGCGGCGGGCCAGATGCCTGTCGGAGCACAGCAACTACCGCCTACGGCGAATCCTTACGCCACCGCCACCTACGCACAGCACGCGTCG TATGGTGGACAACGGGTACCTACAGCTTCCTCTCCAGCTAACACTAATAGTAGTTCCAGCAGTGCTACCGGCAGTCGAAGCGGGACAATGAGCACAAGTCTTAGCAATAATGCTATACAAGGACAACAGGCAGAACAGCTATCAAaaacaaatttgtatattcGTGGCCTCAATCAAAATACAACTGACAAGGACCTCGTGAACATGTGCTCTCA ATATGGGACTATCACTTCTACAAAGGCAATTTTggataaaaatacgaataaatgtAAAG GTTACGGATTTGTAGACTTTGAGTCACCAGTGGCGGCAGAGGGTGCTGTGAAAGCACTGGTCGCCAAGGGCATCCAAGCGCAGATGGCGAAAGTGGGTATCTGGTTGCTCCCTAGACTGCCCAGTGTACGTTGGTTGTGCATGCAA CAACAGGAGCAAGACCCCACCAATTTGTATATTGCAAACCTGCCACTGAGCTTCAAAGAAAATGATGTTGAGGGTTTACTTGCTCAATATGGGCAAGTTATTTCAACACGTATATTACGTGATACAGCTGGACAAAGTAAAGGTGTTGGATTTGCAAG AATGGAATctaaagaaaaatgtgaacAAATAATTCAGATGTTTAATGGAAAGGCACTACAAGGTGCTAAAGATCCTTTACTGGTAAAATTTGCTGATGGTggtaataagaaaaaatcatTATACAAAAGTACAATATGGAGAGAAACTGGAGAG AATATAACTTTGAATTACGATACAAGCGGTGTTGGCCAAAACGGGGTTGCAACTACTCACATGCTACCTGCAGCCACCTTAACACAATATAGTCGTCATTATGGTCAAGCTTTACCAGGATACAGTGTGCCAGGAACGCCCTGGGTGACTCCTTACTTGGTGCAGACTGCCCCTCCACACATGCAACAG ATGATGCCATCAGCTGATCCTAGTAATCCACAATACAGTATGATTCCTCAACTAACTACACAAATGTCTACGTTACATCTTGGCACTGGTTCC tACATAGCAAGCCCACATCCCTATCCTTATACTACTTATCCTCCTAGCATTATTCATACCATGCCACTGGGTGATTCTGAACAAACAAGTAATGCAGCATCTCCTGATGATTCTTACCAACAATACCAAGCTCAGCAGCCCAAGTAG
- the LOC132905182 gene encoding ribosome biogenesis protein WDR12 homolog, whose amino-acid sequence MANENLNNSAPQVQIKFLTKQEQYAVPDFPLSVHTSIVTSELNTLINELLKESTDIKNDIEFDFLVCSQFLRTSLSEHIAEKNISTEEVIIVEYVEKYPPPEPQDCLLHDDWVSAVAVYEKWILTGCYDNTLHIWTSKGKHHLVIPGHTSPVKAVAWISLTNDTASFVSASQDQTAIIWDWNIMENSVDCIHVCRGHERGLEAVSINYDKTIMATGAWDTMLKIWSTANQDENEDGESSSKRLKSEHGKTRVPKRTMKGHKEAISGVVWSDKTEIITSSWDHTMKIWDSELGGIKHELTGNKSFFDLDYSPLTRTVITASADRHIRLYDPRSTEGTLVKAIFTSHTQWVQSVRWSPVDENLFISGAYDNEMKLWDTRSPKAPLFDLSGHEDKVLCCNWSNPKFMVSGGADNTVRIFKSKHIVR is encoded by the exons ATGGCTAATGAAAACCTAAACAATAGTGCTCCACaggtacaaataaaatttcttacgaAGCAGGAACa gTATGCTGTTCCAGATTTCCCACTATCAGTGCACACATCCATTGTAACAAGTGAATTAAATACTCTTATAAATGAACTTCTAAAAG AGTCAACcgatataaaaaatgatatagaaTTTGATTTCTTGGTATGCTCACAATTTTTACGTACTTCGTTAAGTGAACACATagcagaaaaaaatatttctacagaAGAAGTGATTATCGTTGaatatgttgaaaaatatccacCACCAGAACCTCAGGATTGTCTTTTACATGATGATTGGGTATCTGCTGTTGCTGTTTATGAAAAATG gaTCTTGACTGGCTGTTATGATAACACATTACATATATGGACATCTAAAGGGAAGCATCATTTAGTAATTCCTGGACATACTTCACCTGTTAAAGCAGTAGCATGGATATCCTTGACTAATGACACGGCCAGTTTTGTTAG TGCATCTCAAGATCAAACAGCTATAATATGGGATTGGAACATTATGGAAAATTCTGTAGATTGCATTCATGTATGCAGGGGACACGAGCGTGGACTAGAAGCTGTTAGTATTAATTACGATAAGACTATAATGGCAACTGGGGCGTGGGATACAATGCTTAAAATCTGGTCTACAg CTAATCAAGATGAAAATGAAGATGGTGAATCCAGCTcaaaaagattaaaatcaGAACATGGTAAAACAAgg GTACCTAAAAGAACTATGAAAGGTCACAAAGAAGCCATTAGTGGTGTAGTATGGTcagataaaacagaaattataacGTCCTCGTGGGATCATACGATGAAAATATGGGATTCAGAATTAGGAGGAATCAAACACGAACTGActggaaataaaagtttctttgaCCTCGATTATTCCCCATTAACTCGTACTGTTATAACAGCGTCAGCCGATAGGCATATTAGATTATACGATCCAAGATCTACAG agGGAACACTTGTGAAAGCAATATTTACTTCTCACACGCAATGGGTACAATCTGTACGATGGTCGCCAGTGGAcgaaaatctttttatttcaggAGCATATGATAATGAGATGAAACTCTGGGATACCAGAAG tCCTAAAGCGCCATTATTTGACCTTTCTGGCCATGAAGATAAAGTATTATGTTGCAATTGGTCGAATCCCAAATTCATGGTATCCGGAGGTGCGGATAACACCGTAAGGATATTTAAATCGAAACATATTGTTCGTTAA
- the LOC132905180 gene encoding protein alan shepard isoform X4, with product MSVRMENVAAPRKLNYKMMGTNGPRPAYVGANNGNAGGAGGGGGGGGGGGGATGGGIGVGPASGGGGGGGGGGGGGGGGGGHGLKGNTGGGPRGGNPVQYRASSAAAWGAAPPSHAAAAAAAAAAAYPPYTRYPSAAAAAAAGQMPVGAQQLPPTANPYATATYAQHASYGGQRVPTASSPANTNSSSSSATGSRSGTMSTSLSNNAIQGQQAEQLSKTNLYIRGLNQNTTDKDLVNMCSQYGTITSTKAILDKNTNKCKGYGFVDFESPVAAEGAVKALVAKGIQAQMAKQQEQDPTNLYIANLPLSFKENDVEGLLAQYGQVISTRILRDTAGQSKGVGFARMESKEKCEQIIQMFNGKALQGAKDPLLVKFADGGNKKKSLYKSTIWRETGENITLNYDTSGVGQNGVATTHMLPAATLTQYSRHYGQALPGYSVPGTPWVTPYLVQTAPPHMQQVDMMPSADPSNPQYSMIPQLTTQMSTLHLGTGSYIASPHPYPYTTYPPSIIHTMPLGDSEQTSNAASPDDSYQQYQAQQPK from the exons GGTACGAATGGCCCTAGACCGGCGTACGTGGGTGCTAATAATGGTAATGCCGGTGGCGCCGGGggtggcggtggtggtggaggcggcggcggcggcgctACGGGCGGTGGCATCGGTGTTGGTCCGGCGAGCGGCGGCGGTGGTggaggtggtggtggtggtggcggcggcggtggtggAGGCGGGCATGGATTGAAAGGGAACACCGGCGGCGGACCACGAGGTGGGAACCCCGTGCAGTATCGCGCGAGCAGTGCAGCGGCTTGGGGCGCAGCGCCGCCCTCTCATGCGGCTGCGGCTGCGGCTGCGGCGGCGGCTGCCTATCCACCGTACACGCGGTATCCAAGCGCAGCGGCTGCAGCTGCGGCGGGCCAGATGCCTGTCGGAGCACAGCAACTACCGCCTACGGCGAATCCTTACGCCACCGCCACCTACGCACAGCACGCGTCG TATGGTGGACAACGGGTACCTACAGCTTCCTCTCCAGCTAACACTAATAGTAGTTCCAGCAGTGCTACCGGCAGTCGAAGCGGGACAATGAGCACAAGTCTTAGCAATAATGCTATACAAGGACAACAGGCAGAACAGCTATCAAaaacaaatttgtatattcGTGGCCTCAATCAAAATACAACTGACAAGGACCTCGTGAACATGTGCTCTCA ATATGGGACTATCACTTCTACAAAGGCAATTTTggataaaaatacgaataaatgtAAAG GTTACGGATTTGTAGACTTTGAGTCACCAGTGGCGGCAGAGGGTGCTGTGAAAGCACTGGTCGCCAAGGGCATCCAAGCGCAGATGGCGAAA CAACAGGAGCAAGACCCCACCAATTTGTATATTGCAAACCTGCCACTGAGCTTCAAAGAAAATGATGTTGAGGGTTTACTTGCTCAATATGGGCAAGTTATTTCAACACGTATATTACGTGATACAGCTGGACAAAGTAAAGGTGTTGGATTTGCAAG AATGGAATctaaagaaaaatgtgaacAAATAATTCAGATGTTTAATGGAAAGGCACTACAAGGTGCTAAAGATCCTTTACTGGTAAAATTTGCTGATGGTggtaataagaaaaaatcatTATACAAAAGTACAATATGGAGAGAAACTGGAGAG AATATAACTTTGAATTACGATACAAGCGGTGTTGGCCAAAACGGGGTTGCAACTACTCACATGCTACCTGCAGCCACCTTAACACAATATAGTCGTCATTATGGTCAAGCTTTACCAGGATACAGTGTGCCAGGAACGCCCTGGGTGACTCCTTACTTGGTGCAGACTGCCCCTCCACACATGCAACAGGTCGAC ATGATGCCATCAGCTGATCCTAGTAATCCACAATACAGTATGATTCCTCAACTAACTACACAAATGTCTACGTTACATCTTGGCACTGGTTCC tACATAGCAAGCCCACATCCCTATCCTTATACTACTTATCCTCCTAGCATTATTCATACCATGCCACTGGGTGATTCTGAACAAACAAGTAATGCAGCATCTCCTGATGATTCTTACCAACAATACCAAGCTCAGCAGCCCAAGTAG